Proteins from a genomic interval of Candidatus Fokinia cryptica:
- the radA gene encoding DNA repair protein RadA has translation MSKNKVTYICQTCGTQYAKWIGKCDGCGSWNTILEELTDFNISGLHQNFSKKDILEKVIPINELTSSESELLSRYDTGFEELNRVLGGGIVAQSTILLSGEPGIGKSTLLMQLCNNLALKGIQSIYISAEESLNQLKIRAQRLQITGSDIKILTTTSLLEIIATVNNNKKNCVLIVDSIQTIYLEEIGATPGSMSQVKACAFELIKLAKQLSNVVIIVGHVTKDGQIAGPKLLEHMVDVVLSFEGENIKQHRIIRSIKNRYGATNDIGIFTMSNGGLMEVSNPSELFVTQQYDGGVAGSCITAFHEGSRSIIVEIQALTSQSFFTNPRRLSIGWDSPRLGMIIAILNSRIGIKLMDKEVYLNVVGGLRINETGIDLAVAVALLSAHYGILVTRDTIFIGEIGLLGELRPISYIDNRLNEASKLGFKKAIIPKENLANVAKSELRTSIEVEGFSNLKQVFHKIKTEFTSEPRRTSTEHRK, from the coding sequence ATGTCAAAAAATAAAGTAACTTATATATGCCAAACATGCGGTACACAGTATGCTAAGTGGATTGGAAAATGTGATGGTTGTGGCTCTTGGAACACAATACTAGAGGAGCTAACAGATTTTAATATAAGCGGTTTGCATCAGAATTTTTCTAAAAAAGATATTCTTGAGAAAGTTATACCGATAAACGAACTAACTTCTTCAGAATCAGAACTATTATCACGATACGATACAGGTTTTGAAGAATTAAACAGAGTATTAGGAGGCGGAATAGTTGCTCAATCTACAATTCTCTTGAGCGGAGAACCAGGGATAGGTAAATCAACACTATTGATGCAACTTTGTAATAACCTCGCATTAAAAGGAATACAAAGCATATATATCAGTGCTGAAGAATCACTTAATCAACTAAAAATACGAGCACAAAGACTACAAATTACTGGAAGTGATATAAAAATACTGACAACAACTTCACTATTAGAAATTATAGCAACCGTAAATAACAATAAAAAAAACTGTGTACTGATAGTAGATTCGATCCAAACAATATACTTAGAAGAAATTGGTGCTACACCGGGTAGTATGAGTCAGGTAAAAGCCTGTGCTTTTGAACTTATAAAACTTGCAAAACAGCTCTCCAACGTTGTTATTATAGTAGGACATGTTACAAAAGATGGACAAATAGCAGGTCCTAAACTACTTGAACATATGGTAGATGTAGTACTTTCATTTGAAGGGGAAAATATAAAACAACATAGGATTATCAGATCAATTAAAAATAGATATGGCGCTACAAATGACATAGGGATATTCACCATGTCAAACGGAGGATTGATGGAAGTAAGTAATCCATCAGAACTCTTTGTTACACAACAATACGATGGTGGAGTGGCAGGTTCATGTATCACAGCTTTTCATGAAGGATCTCGAAGTATTATTGTAGAAATACAGGCTCTTACATCACAATCTTTTTTTACAAATCCCAGAAGATTATCTATCGGTTGGGATAGTCCTAGACTTGGTATGATAATAGCGATACTTAATTCTAGAATAGGAATTAAATTAATGGATAAAGAAGTGTACTTAAATGTTGTAGGGGGATTGAGAATTAATGAAACTGGAATAGATTTAGCTGTTGCAGTCGCTTTATTATCTGCACATTACGGTATATTAGTTACGCGTGATACAATTTTTATAGGAGAAATAGGATTACTTGGGGAGTTACGTCCAATCTCCTATATAGACAATAGACTTAATGAAGCATCAAAACTCGGATTCAAAAAAGCAATCATACCGAAAGAAAATCTTGCAAATGTTGCAAAATCAGAATTACGCACATCCATCGAGGTAGAAGGGTTCAGCAATTTAAAACAAGTATTTCACAAGATAAAAACTGAATTTACATCTGAACCAAGAAGAACATCTACTGAACATCGTAAATAG
- a CDS encoding 16S rRNA (guanine(527)-N(7))-methyltransferase RsmG, whose protein sequence is MKTEDINLIESIQFGAYKKIVEYLAILQQVNNHVNLCSSKLQFSKLLNYVMRSVELHLTILKFNSKSLILDIGSGNGLPSIILSILGAKVIMVDSNSKKCAFLTLAVSKLNLDAKIINSRIEKVEAMQIPIAINNCITITALAFSTVKKLLNACIRNFECLSHLNVSIFLMKGENIEYEILEASKRFKFQSTIINSTYDEKSRILVLTDISSK, encoded by the coding sequence ATGAAAACAGAAGATATAAATTTAATAGAAAGCATACAATTCGGAGCGTATAAAAAGATAGTAGAATATCTAGCTATACTACAACAAGTGAACAATCACGTAAATTTATGCTCTTCAAAGTTACAGTTTAGTAAGCTGCTAAATTACGTTATGCGATCTGTAGAATTGCATCTTACCATACTAAAATTTAACTCCAAATCCCTCATATTAGATATCGGTAGCGGTAATGGTTTACCTAGTATTATACTGAGTATTTTGGGAGCTAAAGTTATAATGGTGGATTCTAATTCTAAAAAGTGTGCATTTCTTACATTAGCAGTATCAAAGTTAAATTTAGACGCTAAAATCATAAATAGTAGAATAGAAAAAGTAGAAGCAATGCAAATACCTATTGCTATAAACAATTGCATAACGATCACGGCATTGGCTTTTTCAACTGTAAAAAAATTACTCAACGCTTGTATACGAAACTTTGAATGCCTATCTCATCTGAACGTTAGTATTTTTCTGATGAAAGGTGAAAATATAGAATACGAAATACTAGAAGCCTCAAAGAGATTTAAATTTCAAAGCACTATTATTAATAGTACTTATGATGAAAAATCTAGGATTTTAGTACTAACAGACATCTCTTCAAAATAG
- a CDS encoding ABC transporter permease, translated as MANSLDVENVNCMQTVNAFFANIGRLPSFILCVIGMMFTRKISVVMFRSCVLEFGFFSLPIISLTAAFTGAVLALQSYTGLSAVNPEMLLSSMIVVSITRELGPVLSSLMFTGRVGAKIAAEVSSMKNSEQIDAMYTLGVDPIRYLAIPRIMSGVICMPFLVMIADVIGIIGGGVVSIMILDFNYETYVSSSINAFKLVDFSSGLIKALFFGLISTSVSFYQGFNSDYSASGIGKATTEAVVWSSVLIMFANYILTNIMFNATV; from the coding sequence TTGGCTAATTCTCTTGATGTAGAAAATGTTAATTGTATGCAAACGGTGAATGCTTTTTTCGCTAATATTGGAAGATTACCTTCTTTTATTCTCTGTGTAATTGGAATGATGTTTACAAGGAAAATTTCAGTTGTGATGTTTAGAAGTTGTGTGTTGGAATTTGGCTTTTTTTCTTTACCTATTATTAGTTTAACTGCTGCGTTTACTGGTGCTGTTTTAGCACTACAAAGCTATACTGGTTTATCAGCAGTAAATCCAGAAATGCTTCTTAGTAGTATGATTGTAGTATCGATTACTAGAGAGTTGGGACCAGTGTTAAGCAGTTTGATGTTTACAGGACGGGTAGGGGCTAAGATAGCAGCGGAAGTTTCTAGCATGAAAAATAGCGAGCAAATAGATGCAATGTACACATTAGGTGTCGATCCAATTAGGTATTTAGCTATACCAAGAATAATGAGTGGAGTAATTTGCATGCCATTTCTTGTGATGATTGCTGATGTAATAGGTATAATAGGCGGAGGAGTTGTCAGTATAATGATTCTCGATTTTAACTATGAGACGTATGTTAGTAGTTCGATCAACGCATTTAAGCTTGTAGATTTTAGTTCTGGTCTTATCAAAGCCTTATTTTTTGGGTTAATTAGTACTTCTGTATCTTTTTATCAAGGCTTTAATTCTGACTATAGTGCTTCTGGCATCGGAAAAGCGACTACCGAAGCGGTAGTATGGTCTTCAGTGCTAATCATGTTTGCAAATTATATTCTAACAAACATAATGTTCAATGCTACTGTATAA